Part of the Etheostoma spectabile isolate EspeVRDwgs_2016 chromosome 21, UIUC_Espe_1.0, whole genome shotgun sequence genome is shown below.
CTGCCACTGAGACAATGATAGACCTTTGCagtgtttaatttgaatcacTCATTAATTACTGTACCCTTTCCAAAAACTATACATTGCCAATTTATAATTCAATTTCCTTATTCGGTCTTCAAATGATACATGTAAAATggaattacaaaataaaatttctGTTCACCTTTTTCTGCTTACCATATTCCACGATACATATTTTTCCATAGCTTTGGCAGTTTTCATTTCATCACTGTATTGTCAAGACGTATTAGCAGTGTGCcgccaaaaaaaatcaaaatcaaatgagCCACTAAGCAggagctctgattggtcagattCCTGCCAACACATAACAACGGGCCAATCATTTCAAATGGCggaaaaatgtattgaaaactATCGATGAATGTAATATGTCAAACAAATAAATGGCTTAAcacatgtaaaatgtaaaagccctttaaaataaatggtgcaattccattttaaaatccaacaaatattacatttaaagacAGAATAATGTAACAAATAATTCAGAATCATTAAAATTAATCGGTTTGTaatcattattttattgataattTGACCAACTGATATAACTATAATTATTACATACACTGTAAAAGCCTTTAATTATACCAATGGCACACTCCGGGCTCCACTGTAACGCCttgtctgcttttattttggtaattttACTGTTGTGTGGTAACTCAATGAGCCAGACTTTTTCAAATCAGTCTGCATTTAAAAGCAGCTAACACAAACTGGAAAAACATTCAGCGATATAACACACTATGTTCTGCTTCAAAGAAGGAATTCTATGTGATAGAAGCCCTTCTGTGGTCCTTTAGAAGGAAAAATAAACGCTCGTGCTTGCAATATTCTAAATATTCAGTATAATATGAGGAACCTAGTGGAGGTGCTGTTGGTATAACTGCCCACCTACACTGGAATACAATGTCTGAGTAACATTGGCTGATTTTCTGATGTTTACACTGATATAAATGGAGTTAAAGTCAAAGGTTGCATCACTATGAGTAAGTCAATAAACTAATTCCATTAACAATGCCCTGTACACAAATGCATGATATGGTTTTTGTTAGTTAGCCGTGACACAGCAGGCTAGAAACACAGAGGAGATTCACAAAGCTGCCCAAAAGATCAATAATcaatattaaaaacacagacGACGATGAGACGTTAACAGAATATAAGGCAGTGATAAAACAAATTCTCAAACTCCTGTAAACATCCTTTAAAAGACTCATTCACGTTGATTACttcaaacaaatgatcaattttatgaaaaagaaacatCCGAGAAAATATTATAATCTAGTAGTTAGTCTGTTTTGGTTCagattaaaaataatacaatttaatcAAGTTAATTTACAAAAGATCAGGATTTCCATTGTtcattatattcatatattacaAGCTACATAAACAGAAGAGACCTGTGCATATTATTAGTTCAAATCAAAGTGGGGTTGTGCCATACTGGAGCGTTAAGATTTGACATCACATTTTAAAGCAGCTCCAATGTTAGTGTAGAGAGCAGACAGCAGAGTCAGTACACCTGTACAGAAACTGTAAGACcagacacataaaaacaactgCTTCGCAACGAAGGACAATGAAGGGAATACGATTTACAGCAAATGACCTTAAAAACACACGGTTGATTCTCTTAAGGTAAAtaatgaaatcaataaaaactcTCGGCTTAGGGTGTAAAGACAGAGAGCTTGTGTGACACTTTTTATTTAGAGTCATCACATTGGAAAGTAGGGCTGGATTGATATATAGGATAGGCTGCGGTTCAGACTGAGGCGAGGCTCTAAAGTTACTTAACATCTTAAGTGGTGTCCAGCTGTAACATTTGCTATTAAAGATGCAGTCTAACTTTCGGTTTCTATTATGTTTTAGAGATGCATATTACCAAATATATATGGAGTATTTAAAATTATAGAGCGTAGTTTCTTTtgcctccatgaggaattcttagtaggcgcgtccacatgatacaagccttctgtgactgCGCACcacctccacgcagttgctagcaGCCAAGGAGGAtgcggaggattaaaaaaaacatggactcttcagaagggGTCATTATCTTTCACTTAAATTCCTGCACGGGAAAGTCACCAGACGCTACAATCTTCTGAACgtagccatgctgagaaatccagagagagctgtgtgaagctgatagtcttaattagctttgtagcaactcatttagcagtggcttgaatgtaacggacgtttaATGTCGAAAAGttacgcactacagctttaaagaGGGCTGTACTCAAaatagtgggggaaaaaaaaaacagcgtgCTGTGAATTCAATCACAACGTTTTGTCCCGCCCACATGCTCGAGCATGTACACGTGGCCGGACCGCTATAAAATCAAAGAGCAGAGAAAGTCGGgttacaacacacactgagGGAGTGGGGATTAATTCTCTGCTCAGAACACCTTCACGccactatatctttacatgCTTAGTATTACATGTTCTGAATGGcgagtacagcccctttaaatTCCCCTGCCTGGTATGAAATAAGTTAGTGAACTGATTTGAAATCCATAAAATCACTATAAAAGGTGCTTCTGCTTTACTCAGGGAGACAGACTTCCATACTTTATATGCATAACCAGACCTGGTGATGAAGGCCATGAGAAGTGGAtgtgataaaatgtttttttttttatgtgtcaaACTAACTAAACACAATTTGTTGCCTGGAGTAAAGAAATAATGATTGCATGATTGCAAGAAAAGATGACGTTATCTCAATAAAATTCTAAAAATATTGTTGCAACCAAGGCTGCTACGTGTCTTTGGGAGTCCACCACAGATTCATCAATTCATGGTTTCAATGGAAAGCCTTGGTCTTAATATAATTTCACTAAACCTTCATCAAATGTATACAGAATATCAGCATCAGTCTGTGGCTCAGCCTAAAACCCACATTAGTcgaaccccaaaaaataaatcagttgtCTCAAGATGAGATTAGTGTAAAAAGGACATGTCTTCTGTTTTACTAGCAACCAGTACTCTGACATGTCTGCCCATTTGCGCcatgccaaaaataaaataaaataaaaaaaaatgaaaccattcaCTTGCTGTCCTTCTCTCTTTAGCGTTCCGTCCCTCTCTGGTGAGTCTGCCAGTCGACTCGCATTAAAGCAGCATGTTTCAAATATCCATCTACCACAATCTTAAAATCCTTAGGGAGGTTTATTATGCGataaccaatcacaacacatgTGTCATATAGtctcaccccccacccccacacaaaaaaaacttccaaacaATCATCTTTCCAGAATTTGGGAAGGTAAATGGCTGATTTCGCTATTGTGGCCCAGTTATAACTcaataaattacattataatAACTTATAATCAATAACTAAATCATAGAATAGCTCATGGTTAATATCAGCGCATTGGCACTGACATCCAAACCATTAGCAAGGTTATCTTTTGATATAAGTAAGTTTGAAAACATAAATAGAATTGTGAGCACAAGGTATGATATCAGCAATATAAGAGCAGAAAGAGAGGGGACACCAAATAACTGGAATAAACACAGCAGAGAGCACATGCTCtcggaagggggggggggccgaACATGTACAATGATTAAAACAGCCatggtaaaaaataataatacgcGCAAGGAACATGACTCAAAAGCCAACATTAATGAGATAAGGACAATCACGAGATAAACTGAACATTGCATGAGACTTAATAAAACCATGGTTTAGAACTAAACAACCAGACAGCATGAGGATCATCTGCTGACAAGGATAATAGTAGCAatattaagtcttttttttccttacagTAAATTTACCTGAGTTAGATACCTGTAGACAggcatttaaacaaaaacaaaaggacgACCCGACTTAAACCTCAACATTCGCCGGACTGCTTGTTTTACACAAACTTCAAGAGGCCATTCTGAAATGTTCAGTTGTTGGTTACAATGGAGACCAACGGAAATAActcctgtttcccagccctagTTTCTTTGTAATTTAAAAGTGTACTGTAAACTTAAATGGTCCAAATCCAGTTTAAGGCAGTGGATGCCCATAAGGATGCAAATAAGTAGCAGAATGAAGTTTGATTGTGCTAACATGTCTAACGACTACTGCAGTAGAGTTAGTTTCCTAGGCAGACAGTACACCTCATCTTAACCAAAAACGCACACCAAACTCTTTAGCGCTGATTTTTTTAAGTTCACAGAAAAACGAAAATCAATTTTCAGCacaaattttcaaaaacaagtggTACCGGCCCAAACCCTGTGGAATCCCGAGGACCCAATTCCAATCCACAGGGTTATTGATGAAATCATAACAGCTACTGATGTTGTACATCGACAACTCCATCTGCTGGAGAATGGAAGTCAATCCACAGGATTGGGGGTGGGCCTGATCCAGGAATTTGTGAATGGATGTATCAGCCATATGAAGCCGGATCCATTAGGAATCCTTTTTGTGCTTATTATTCCAGTCGTCATAACGCACCTTTGTTTTAAGCGTTGGATGGCTAAGGGTGAAACCATAACAGCTACTAAGCTTCCATGTCAACAGGTCAATCACCGCCACAGCTGATGTAATACATGTAATGCAGCTAAAATCTCTGGAAAAAGCTGGTGAGTGGACCTTGAGTTGGGATGGTTTTGTCAAAACAGATAAAGGGTGATACAATCTTTTATTACAGCGCAAGGAATCACAATCTTACTGCACTCTTCTGGCAATAttgatatatgtatatgtcCATGTCCATTTCCTAGCAATTGACATACTGTAGGGAACAGATGGAAATGTCAGCTTCTTGTTAATATAGTAGAACTAAATGGGAAAAATACTGATGcataaatcttaaaaaaggGGCAGCTTCTACTGTATTAGTGGTATAGTAAATGTCGGATGTTTGACAGATTTTCATATGGCCTAGTTCTAATTTGAGGTGTACTGATATGCAACTTTGATAGAAACCTACCATTGGCTATGGTTTAAAGATATAACCCTATTTTCTATGAATGCATTTCAAATCGACTAAAGGTGAAGTCGTCGTGACATTCTAGGGCTGGTCTGAGCATCAGGTATCACGCAGCCAAAGTTGTGTTTAAGTACAGGGTCGCAATGCCTTCATGGATTGATTAGTGCATGTAGTACTGCTGATTACAGGCTCGCTGGTGGTTTTTGCCTCCAACGTTGCCTTCCAAAAACCACCAAACACCTCATCACGGGAGGGGGGGCGGTGGGAACGCCAGGAACGCAATTGTCAGCCTCTACTATCCCCACCTTgctcacagacagacacacaaacacacacatgaccGATGAGCCATCACAAACAggtgagatgatgatgatgatgatgatagttCGGTTTTAATATTCACTTCTTTGATTCGTCCCTCGCGACGAATAAAGGTTTCTGTCTTTTGAGAAGAAAGGAGGGAGACAGCGGTTCACTGAGCAGGTAAGGAGGTAAAGAGAAAGGATGGAGGAGTGGGAGCTCTAAGCGGCGTCACAGAGGATCTGCTCCAGCACTGTCAGCAGGTTCTTGAGGCCGTAGATGTAGCCGTGATCGTGGCTCTCGCTCGGGAAAACGTGGGCAAAGTCGATCATCCTGACCTCCACCCCCTTGTCTTCTCCACTACCGTCTGTTGTGTTGCCTCCTCGTCCTTTCGGCTCCTCTCTCCTGCCTctgccctccctctctccatcctcatcctTCCCTTCCAGTTGGGATTTGTTTCCGTTTCGCGGTTGCTGCGACTCACCTGTTCGTTTCCATGCAGAGTTGTCTTCTTCGCACAGTGCTGGGATGTTATCTCCAGAAACGGGGCTCAGCGTCGTCTGCACAGCATCACCGTCTACGCTCTTGCCGCGGAGCTGACCCTTGGCACAGTGGTGGTGACCGCCCCTCCTGTGGTTGGTGTAGATGGTGGACAGGCTGTAGTCCCAGGGCACTGGAACctgaatgttgttgttgttgtactcAGCCACTTCCCCTTCGGGCCTCGCCCCTTCCTGtctctttttcccctccctgtGTCGACCGCTGTCCCCCGCCAATGACAACGCGGCAGTTTTCCCCGCACTTGGGCTGATCGGCGGCGTGCTGAGAAGGGAcgaaagggaggaggaggaggaggaggaggaagaggaagggaggcCCTCGTAGACGAAGAGAAGGGAGCTGGCATAGAAGGCCAGCTGGTGCTGCGACTCAAACCAGCGGAGGATACATTGTACTCTGCTGATGCTGGCTGACACTGCGTCCTTCCTCAGACTAACCCCATTATGGAAGAATTTAGACAGgcctggaggagaggagaagagagggtggggaaggaaaggggagagaagagagTTATACACTGGCTGGTTATCTAACTGGCTGTTCTTCTCTCAGCATACATGTGACTACGCATGTGATAGCTTGAGAGTCCACACGTACCATCTTTAATGGTGTCCTTAGCCAGCCCCCTCCCGTAGTGCTGGTCATAGGAGTCAAATGTGTCACTGCACATCTTATACAcctgaaacaaaagaaaatacattacgTTAAGAGTGTGTGCGCTGTGGTTTTGTTGGTCCTTGTCCCTTAACCCACAATATGCTTTGTTTTTCATATACGTACATGTGTCTTATTAATGAACAAAGATTAATTTAGTTGTGAACTGACAGCAAATGACACAGCTCCTATTTCTCAGCTCCTCCCTCATACGTCGTCATATCATTTATAGAATTACACGAATAGAAAACAAGAATAGAATGTCTTTGTCATTtcacacaagtgcagtacctgtgcaacaagACTGTAGCAACCCCTTTACACTGTCAACACaatatatgaaaatatgaaaaaatacaaaatgtaagtagtgcagaagaagaaaaaaaaagaaagaaggggaaACGTGGtgccatactatactataatacactgtatataatacagtgtattatatacatatataaaagtaaaaaagtaagaaagataaagggtttgtatacacgttatgcaaaaatatagtttggtgtatcaaaagtcctgagtatcaaatattgcacagtaatgagattaagtGATTAAGTCTTAAATATTGAACTGTAATGAAAGTAACTGGTTTAGGTTGAAAAGAGTTGTTCATGCTGAAGAAAAGCCAATACACATGAAAGTAACAGCTGTGTACAATCTCTGTTATTGTGTTCATCTCTCAAAACTCCCAGAATGGCAACACATGTGTTAAGATGCATGCTGAGCGGGCATGACCATGACCGAAGTGCTGGTTCTCTTTAAATGATTGAACATTGACTCCATCTAGCGGTCCACAGCTGTAATCACGCCTGCCTCCATCACATCAAAGTGACCAGATGAGACTGCACATCAAACCATAAAGGCTATTGTTAGCCTGCAGCCTGCTGATGTTTGATCCAATTTGACACACGTCTGGATTTGTTGGCCTCTTGGAAGCTACAAGCAAGTTCTTAACCCTttgggttgtcttcccgtcgaccatgcaactttttgtttttctgagtcaacattttgacattttttgtcgctttttccccaagtttttctgtcactttttccaatgtttttagacatttttgtggaatttttcctgcgtttttgaagctttttctgacatttttgtcacttttttcaccacatctttttttcaaaagcttcaaaagctttgaaattaaataaaactcccaaattcaatgaaagtaaggaacggatcatttattttacttgtgaagagcgttgtagaGAATCATCCAtgtctctttttgttgttggtcggaaaaaaaaacaaatttgtgatatagaaactttttgaaaatgggtcaaatttgagttgaggacaacaggagggttacgCACAAACCTGCAAAAGtgctccgcagcgctgtggaggagggtctggcacaGCTGACTAGCTAGATCATGACCAagatgttttaacccttgtgttgtcttcccgtcaaccatgaaaaaaagtgatcgctttttctgacatttttgtcactttttcaatgttgtgggtgctttttaaaaaatgttttttccagaGTTATTTGATacttctaatgttgacattttcagcttatttcaaaggcccatttcttttgtgataaaaaaaactgaaatagagtcaaatttgacccgaggacaacacaagggttaaggtgaaccacacacaaccataaaatatatataatatataataaccaGATACAAATTGCTCATTTCTtagatttataataaaatatggtAATACAATTATGATTTCAGATAAGAACATGTAGGTTATGGATACTGCTGGTGTTCTTATCACAATTTAAGAGTTACCTACAGTATCCTTATTGATGataaaaaaggcaacaaaattaatgtttgtacaaaaaaaaaaaaaaaagtagttcaAGGAGAGTCTCACAAATCAATATCCATGAATCATTGCCCAAATGGATGCTGGGAGGGTTcctcagacagacagatttgCAGTTACCTCATGTAACTGCAATCACATGACTCGATGACTAGGCTAGTCTTATTAATGCAGATCATGGTTTTAACTCTCCACTGTATGTAAAAAGCCACGTTTGAAGAACACTAAGGGTCTTACATTTAGACCAGAAGGATTCTCTCCTATGCACTACACTTAATCACCTTTTTATCTTCCATCTTTCTCTAACTCTCTCCACCCACACTATCTTACTTCCATCAGGAAGATCATTAGCACTAACGAGTCTCTTCTCTATCTAAACAAACAGATAGCAGACATTAGTATGGGAATTTTCCCAGCTCAGTGCCATGCACGTTCTGTTCCAAACTGCCTGTTCTAGGGTACAAAAATGGATTTCTCCCGGTTTTTCGCAACCATCTGATTAAATTACACCTTGGGCTGTTATTTGCTCTTTGGCTCCATTCATCCCACCTGTGGGCCCATTTTTACAAACTTCCTACTGTACCGACAACATAATTCACAGACAATAAACCATTAAAAATGGATTAAATCAACTACGTAGAGAGAGACCAAACTTTGCAAGacacctaatactgtatgtcagaTGGATATATACAGTGTAGTGTACTGCTAAACTACTGTACTCCAATTTTGAGACATTTACTACCTTAGTACTTTATAGCTGTCACAAATGTGGACATCACTAATGAGATGATGAGTCTCTAACTGTGTGTCTGCAGAGCAGGTAGTATGTAggagcttttttattttttttactgaaaacagctgcctactgctgctggaactgaatcaaaaattaaagttaaattttaaatttaaagcagTAATAGACCGATTTTAGCGTCCGGCCGATATATCGGGCCGATATTTATTTTGCAGATTGTTCCCagcattatttacagacaggtgtccacaggcagctctgtgcTGCTGGAGACGCTGCAGTTCACGTGCAGATTTATGATATAAActgagggagcaaaagcagtatcgGCTCCAAATATCCGCTCAAAAAAAATCGGCAGCCGGTCACCGGCTAAGACtgatggaagaaagaaaaaaaataataaaaaaaaataaatcggTATCGGAATTGACACTAAAAATCCATATCGGTCGATCCTTACTCCAAAGCAATGTTCTGAAAGAGGATAAAAAGCTCTGTATAGCTGAGAGGAACTGTAGAGTTGGTAATAATTCTCAGAGTCATTTGATTAATTGTCCATACAAAAAATATGGAGTAAGGCAACTTTAAGTGAAGTATGTTTTTCCTCTAAAGCACATTAGGAGATACGGGTAATTTCAGCCCTCTCCTCAGTATACGTTTCCTGCAAGAAGATGTTGGCTATGTGCAGGGTTTAAGTGAGCTTAAcgttttaaatgaaatgtttattCTTGTTCTAACATCAAGTTCACCTTCAGTACGCTAATCTCCACCAGTCTCCATAGAGACGATATACGCAAATATCAGAGCACTAAGTGGACGGTGTATTTATGACAGGTGGAGCCATACAGCCATAAAGCTTTTTACACTACGAGGATCAGTTAAGGATCAGGTTGGGATCAGGTGAGGATCAGGTTAGGCAAACACTGCCAAGTCTTCAAGGACAAACCATCAATCAGTGGACTGTTTCTTCAGGCACACAAACACTGGCAATCAGAAAAGTTACTCATTTTCTCAAAACACAAGTCATGACTTGCTCTCAGCCCTGAataacacccacacccaccctcACCCCTATCTTCATCCACTACTCGTGCTGAAGAGGCTTCtgttctctctgtccctcttatGTAAGTTGATGGTACGTTAAGTGTCTGTGGATAAATGTGTCAGCCTTAGCAGTGTGGACTTTCTGGGACTGAATTGTTCTACCCATTGAGTTTGATgaataacctttttttcatgTATAAAAAGAAGTTTAAATAGGTGAAATACTTTAAATTTATACTTAATATGTTTTGTTCATAAATTCAGTGTATTTGATTTATATAGCCCAGTATCAGAGTTCACAGATTTGCCTCAAAGGGCTTTTAAAATTTGTTGAGCATacaatttactttattttagtaATTTTGCCTTTTAGTTTGAATGTCTTAGATCATGTCCTAGCAGGCTATGTGACACTCTataaaagtttgtatttttgaaGGGTGTACATAGTGACATAagacaattatttaaaaaaaaaatgacaacagcaAAAGAAAATCCATGCATGATGTCtattggcgtttttccattacatgtaCTAGAAAATGGTACGTGCTTGACTCGCCTAAActccacttttttgttttttccattatgaaaaaaagtacctggtccTAGCTACTAGATTTAGTAttaggttccaagcgagctcaGGCGATACCAAAGGGTGACGTGAAAACCAGCAGACTAATGATTGATCatagagaatcgtcactaattactcagtcatcattgctagcgacagacatCCCCGTCCCCCATAAATTGGCAGGAATCAAGGGGGTAAGCAATCATCCGGAAAGTGTACCTCCTATGGGGAGATTCTgaggctaacaagccatcaacttccgttagcattccatggactcccattcattttggcgtcactttgacagcaaataactttaaatctgaagcgtttaaagactctattggcccactgtttatttctaaagaaacacgacaatgtataaaaggctcctgGACTATGAGAACTTGGTTTGgctatattttattaaataaacaaaagagttttgttgaaaaatgtgttaaactCAGCAGTGTAAGGTTTAGAAAAAACATCAGTTTTGAAACTGCAGTATAATACTGGCATCAGTCTAATTTTAAACAATGCCCAGTGTTCCAAACCACTATGAACACACCAATGAATTCATAGAAATTCTTTTCACAGAAACAGTTAATGTAGCTCACTGGGTGTATCTGTTTGTTTCTTGCTGCAGGCAGGAAAACCCAAACCAGGAAACTTTACTGATGATGATAGTGACAGTAGGTTGCAATGGAAACTGATCAAAGTGATAACGCTTCGCTATTTGACTCTCTTGGAAACTGATCAAAGCGATAAACGCTTCGCTATTTGACTCTCTTGGAAACTGATCAAAGTGATAAACGCTTTGCTATTTGActctcttcctttcctttccaaAGAAAATCTATTTGACCCATGTGGACTAAATAATGAGACAGCGACATGATGCATGTTTACCGCAACAGTCTGGTTAGGTACTCACCAAACCACTTCAGATAAACAACAGCTATttacacaggtgtgtgtgtgtgtgcgtactaTGTGATAAACACATAAGATGGTGAATGATGAGCTGTTGAGCTCAGTCAATGATGTAATCATATTTCACATATCACCTGGGTTAAACATTGACCCAAGGCTGTTAAACAGTATCCCATGTTGTTCATCACTGTGTGTATGAAAGGCATTATCAATTACTTTGGTTATTGTGTTACTATGGGTGGGGTATTTAGCTGAAGAAGTATTTTGATTCTATATACAGTTTTCCAAAAGAGTACGGCTATGAAAACTGTGCTTTTATCTACAACTTGTCTTAAAACTTTGTGTTAGTGTATACTTATTTAAGTTGCACTGTTTGGTCTGTTAATTATATGCATTTTTTAGTTATTTCTGTCTGTGCCCACTGACAAATTTGTACATTGTTTTGTAAGATgtagtttaaaggtcccatgacacggtgctctttggatgcttttatataccccttagtggtcccctaatactgtatctgaagtctcttttatatagaccttagtggtccctaatactgtatctgaagtctcttttatatagaccttagtggtcccctaatactgtatccgaagtctctttatatagaccttagtggtccctaatactgtatctgaagtctcttttatataccccttAGTGGTAGTGATGGTcgaatgaagcttcatgaaccagtgtctttattttctgagcccactagatggcgctctctgtttcCAGAATTGGTTGAGAACATAGTGAATTAGAATGCTTAGGccttttcttaaaacaagagcgccatctagtgggctcagaaaataaagacactggttcatgaagcttcgtttggccatcactacttagtggtcccctaatactgtatccaaagtctctttatatagaccttagtggtccctaatactgtatctgaagtctcttttatatagaccttagtggtcctaatactgtatctgaagtctctttatatagacctagtggtccctaatactgtatccgaagtctctttatatagaaacttagtggtccctaatactgtatctgaagtctcttttatatacccttagtggtccctaatactgtatccgagtctcttttatatagaccttagtggtcccctaatactgtatctgaactctctttatatagaccttagtggtccctaatactgtgcctgaagtctcttttatatagaccttagtggtccctaatactgtatctgaacctctttatatagacttagtggtccctaatactgtgcctgaagtctcttttatatagaccttgagactatgagactagatattgctTAGATTTGAATCATTATagtaaatgttgtcttttcttggttttaaaggctgcattagaGAAAAGCAATgtccttttctgaacttaccagactgttctagctttTCTATTAcattgcctttacccactttgtcatcgttatttatcaaaactcattgtgtaaaaacaaatttagtTAAAGCACCATCTGTCAACCAAACAATATCGTggtaatatatgtataatatcgACATTGACGTATTTGATTTACTCCATTTTGCCCAGCCCTAAGTAGAAGAGACTAAAAAAAATTGTCCTAAAGACcaaatttttattgtttttagctCCAAATGGCCACAGTTGTTAAATACAAATCTACATTAAACATCCTTTTAGAAGCCTACAGGATGAATGCAGTGTGCCCCTGATTTCTGGTACAAAAGTTGTGTCACCAGGTTTTGTTTGATACTCTACAAGTGGTTGTTATTCCCAGACTGGCTAGTTTTTCCACTCGAGTTGGGTTGATTTCTGGACTCACTGGTCCGGTCCGGTGTACCGGGCTGAACCGGTCTAATTCTAGGCAAACCAGTTGAACAGG
Proteins encoded:
- the LOC116671522 gene encoding inositol polyphosphate multikinase, which gives rise to MSTTQRQVMMESSLGLGRLELTPSAGAGGVSLTPRLSGGHPAKDKCGQLPLGPQVQAHLNGCVPLSHQVAGHKYGVDTVGILQHPDGTVLKQLQPPPRGPREKQFYSMVYAEDCCDPCLLQLQNHLPKYYGTWSSPDSPNDLYLKLEDVTRRFVKPCIMDVKLGQRSYDPFASQEKREQQIRKYPLMEEIGFLVLGMRVYKMCSDTFDSYDQHYGRGLAKDTIKDGLSKFFHNGVSLRKDAVSASISRVQCILRWFESQHQLAFYASSLLFVYEGLPSSSSSSSSSSLSSLLSTPPISPSAGKTAALSLAGDSGRHREGKKRQEGARPEGEVAEYNNNNIQVPVPWDYSLSTIYTNHRRGGHHHCAKGQLRGKSVDGDAVQTTLSPVSGDNIPALCEEDNSAWKRTGESQQPRNGNKSQLEGKDEDGEREGRGRREEPKGRGGNTTDGSGEDKGVEVRMIDFAHVFPSESHDHGYIYGLKNLLTVLEQILCDAA